One Phaseolus vulgaris cultivar G19833 chromosome 2, P. vulgaris v2.0, whole genome shotgun sequence DNA window includes the following coding sequences:
- the LOC137811520 gene encoding uncharacterized protein, whose translation MAPKKHLSDFISEAKLIIKAHLLHFNILSLTFFFPLFLSLFLSSTLSHLFNYFFTNNSSTLLPPSQTTSPTFSLLYSLLSLFFSNCGVITITYSVFHFFHDQPVNLLSTIKSIGTSFLPLLATTIVSQLIFFSISLFYGLLLLLLIHGAKLLHLPLLPYSSPYIIGVFIALPLIVVQTYLEVNWTLVNAIVVVESCWGMEALRRSARLIKGMKGVALSSIFYYGFCAVILTWNIFFLTRGYNVSTESGFPAVLIWEMILLGSYFLSMITVSKIAVTTVLYIYCKTNVEIAEDFGKDYGTLLPSHDGDVSQVV comes from the coding sequence ATGGCCCCCAAGAAGCACCTTTCGGACTTCATTTCTGAAGCTAAGCTCATCATCAAAGCACACCTTCTTCACTTCAACATTCTTTCTCTCACCTTCTTCTTCCCCCTCTTCCTCTCCCTTTTTCTCTCTTCTACCCTCTCTCACCTTTTCAACTATTTCTTCACCAACAACTCTTCCACCCTTCTCCCACCATCACAAACCACCAGCCCCACCTTTTCCCTTCTCTATTCCCTTCTCTCTTTGTTTTTTTCCAACTGTGGAGTCATCACCATCACCTATAGTGTTTTCCACTTCTTCCATGACCAACCCGTGAACCTTCTATCTACCATAAAGTCCATTGGCACTTCCTTCCTACCCCTCCTCGCCACCACCATCGTTTCCCAACTCATCTTCTTCTCCATCTCTCTTTTCTACGGCCTTCTCTTGCTTCTTCTCATTCACGGGGCCAAGCTTCTCCACCTACCACTTCTTCCATACTCGTCGCCTTACATCATAGGAGTCTTCATTGCGCTTCCTTTGATAGTCGTGCAGACGTATTTGGAAGTTAACTGGACCCTGGTGAATGCTATTGTGGTGGTGGAATCATGTTGGGGCATGGAGGCCCTGAGAAGAAGTGCGAGGTTGATCAAGGGAATGAAAGGAGTGGCTCTATCTTCTATTTTCTACTATGGATTCTGCGCTGTGATCTTGACATGGAACATCTTTTTCTTGACAAGGGGTTATAATGTATCTACAGAAAGTGGGTTTCCTGCGGTGTTGATTTGGGAGATGATTTTGCTCGGTTCTTATTTCCTTTCTATGATTACGGTTTCTAAGATTGCGGTTACTACGGTCTTGTACATATATTGCAAGACCAATGTTGAGATTGCAGAGGATTTTGGAAAGGACTATGGTACCTTGTTGCCCTCCCATGATGGGGACGTCTCGCAGGTTGTTTGA